GATACTCGCTGGATGGTACGGACTTTCAGAGACAGACGTATATCGACCGGTGAAATATCCGCCTGTGAAGAAAATTTCACAATCGAAATTACCGGAAGTTGTCAGCTGGTTTCATATGGATAGTCTGTTTCGCGGTTGCCGGATGTTTTTAGATTTACTGGAGGAATATATGCCGGAAGATGAGGTTTTACGTGCAACTTACAAAATATTTGAGGTAGGTATAGCCCCCTCTTCTTTACCTTCTGATTATAAAAATTATTGTAATCGTCTGGTTTTTCCTATCCGGAATGAGAAGGGGGCATTGGTTGCTTTTGCCGGTCGCTATCGGGGAGAGACGAAAGGAACGGATATTCGGAAATATATCAATTCACCGACTAGTCCGATCTATCATAAAAGTGAGATTTTGTACGGCTTATATCAGGCACAGGAAGCAATCCGGCAGCATAAATTTGTGTATATCACTGAAGGCTATAAAGACGTGTTGGCTATGCATGCTGCCGGATTCCGGAACACGGTTGCTTTGTGCGGAACGGCTCTGACAGAACAACATGTGGCTCTGCTTAGCCGGTATACCCGGTATGCCATCGTTATGCTTGACGGTGATGATGCGGGGCAGACGAATGGTATAAAATCTGCCGGATTATTAATCCAAAAAGGTTTCTCTGTCGGTCGGATCGT
This is a stretch of genomic DNA from Parabacteroides chongii. It encodes these proteins:
- a CDS encoding DNA primase; the protein is MNLKDKIKSVARLEDVVERYISLKRNGSSAKTLVGLCPFHDDRNPSLYVNMEEQYYKCFACGEGGDIFKFVQKMESCDFKEALKILAGWYGLSETDVYRPVKYPPVKKISQSKLPEVVSWFHMDSLFRGCRMFLDLLEEYMPEDEVLRATYKIFEVGIAPSSLPSDYKNYCNRLVFPIRNEKGALVAFAGRYRGETKGTDIRKYINSPTSPIYHKSEILYGLYQAQEAIRQHKFVYITEGYKDVLAMHAAGFRNTVALCGTALTEQHVALLSRYTRYAIVMLDGDDAGQTNGIKSAGLLIQKGFSVGRIVLNPEHDPDSLLKNMGREAFVGYMKEATRLSRLEVYEASLLRKIEQILSQLRVALTAEERACLFARMIPLHKRLGKVTGLLVHSPVMKADWLCALLPVILKLVILFDF